One window of Quercus robur chromosome 5, dhQueRobu3.1, whole genome shotgun sequence genomic DNA carries:
- the LOC126728291 gene encoding uncharacterized protein LOC126728291, whose amino-acid sequence MQPRTLSREEEAELARSKKKVKDYHHAEFNVGSRESSPAPGQQNTGSFAKASFKEKLVGEMPGAYVNAFDFESLMEEDEISDGEGSESNSRIPEGWVTVKLMKETKRRIRGPLSKAIIVKLVGRTISLTYMRTKLNQMWRPSTRMDCEDLGYGFFLVRFFAKEDLDNVLRRGPWFLGDHFLSIRAWEPFFKPSTANVSLIAVWIHLCELPFKLYEAEVLKQIGESIGKVLRIDSHTAMKARGKYARLCIQIDINKPLVNTILIGWFEQAMTYEGIQSLCFSCGRLGHKVEACPYTIRKGKEQVVSEEEVLAGRDATSCETYDSHSVTVNRERTEVREDTKVDGQYGPWMVVSRRTNGRKGTKPNFSTERTGISGRAGAAQLPPKNPDWRGTSSNSTDHSQSMLRRGSLHGAGDHTKRTEAFWSPKNSGLGLMDQIDNSKMDPTSSSLLAKETSDFHSGIGPSKSLKSQAQAPKKHPSSIKGKKALARGVRLSSYITSDGNNGEKFSNAKPAAPSPSHAHTRSKESSAGLDPSFKFTTSSCESFE is encoded by the coding sequence ATGCAACCACGCACGCTCTCTAGAGAGGAAGAGGCAGAACTGGCTCGGAGCAAGAAGAAGGTGAAGGACTATCATCATGCAGAGTTTAATGTTGGCTCAAGGGAAAGCTCTCCAGCTCCGGGGCAGCAAAATACTGGCTCCTTTGCCAAAGCCTCCTTCAAGGAGAAGCTTGTGGGTGAAATGCCAGGGGCTTATGTGAATGCTTTTGACTTTGAGAGTCttatggaggaggatgagatcTCTGATGGTGAGGGTAGCGAGTCTAACAGTCGGATTCCAGAAGGATGGGTCACTGTCAAACTGATGAAGGAAACAAAACGGCGCATTAGAGGTCCATTGTCGAAAGCTATTATAGTCAAGCTGGTTGGAAGAACAATCAGCCTCACCTACATGCGTACCAAGCTTAACCAAATGTGGAGACCATCGACTAGGATGGATTGTGAGGATCTTGGGTATGGATTTTTTCTGGTTAGATTTTTTGCCAAGGAAGATCTAGATAATGTCTTAAGGAGAGGGCCATGGTTCTTGGGTGaccattttctttctattaGAGCATGGGAACCTTTCTTTAAGCCTTCAACGGCGAATGTCTCCCTCATTGCAGTTTGGATTCATCTATGTGAACTTCCCTTTAAGCTGTATGAAGCAGAGGTGCTAAAGCAGATTGGAGAGTCCATTGGCAAGGTTCTGAGAATAGATTCCCATACGGCCATGAAGGCTCGTGGCAAATATGCTAGATTGTGCATTCAAATTGATATTAATAAACCTTTGGTGAACACCATCCTTATTGGATGGTTTGAGCAAGCTATGACCTATGAGGGCATACAAAGCTTATGTTTTTCCTGTGGTAGACTTGGGCACAAGGTGGAAGCATGCCCCTACACCATTCGTAAGGGGAAAGAGCAAGTGGTTTCGGAAGAGGAGGTGTTGGCTGGCCGAGATGCTACATCATGTGAGACGTATGATAGTCATTCCGTAACGGTTAATAGGGAAAGGACTGAGGTGAGAGAAGACACGAAGGTGGATGGTCAGTATGGACCGTGGATGGTGGTGAGTAGAAGGACAAATGGGCGAAAGGGAACAAAACCAAATTTCAGTACAGAGCGTACTGGAATTTCTGGCCGGGCTGGTGCTGCCCAACTACCTCCGAAAAATCCGGATTGGAGAGGCACGTCGTCTAATAGTACTGACCATTCTCAGAGCATGCTACGCAGGGGCTCTTTGCATGGCGCTGGGGACCACACCAAAAGGACGGAAGCATTCTGGTCACCCAAAAATTCTGGCCTGGGCCTCATGGACCAAATAGATAACTCCAAAATGGACCCAACGAGTAGCTCCTTGTTGGCAAAAGAGACCAGTGACTTTCACTCAGGTATTGGGCCTTCAAAAAGCCTGAAATCTCAAGCCCAAGCCCCTAAAAAGCACCCCTCCTctattaaagggaaaaaagcCCTCGCCAGAGGAGTACGTCTTTCTTCATACATTACCAGCGACGGCAACAATGGGGAAAAATTCTCAAATGCCAAACCCGCAGCCCCATCTCCTTCCCATGCCCATACACGGTCTAAGGAGTCGTCAGCTGGTCTGGATCCTTCTTTCAAGTTCACGACTTCGTCCTGTGAGAGTTTTGAGTAG
- the LOC126728292 gene encoding uncharacterized protein LOC126728292 — translation MAGDFNEPLVQEDIFGGRGVSVNRSLAFKDCLDLCNMVDMGFNGPRYTWINKRDINNLILERIDRFFMNPKWCVLYPDAKVSHLPRCHSDHCPVLMETIPGRGVRLNRPFRFQEFWLSDLSFPNIVSSAWSRDRNLAESIKVFSKEATIWNRDHFKNIHQKKRRIMARIYGAQKALSICPSSSLINLENQLQQDLEVVLDQERDLWMLKSRIN, via the coding sequence ATGGCAGGCGATTTTAATGAACCTCTGGTGCAAGAGGATATATTTGGAGGCAGGGGTGTTAGTGTGAATCGGTCTCTGGCCTTTAAAGATTGCTTAGATTTATGCAATATGGTTGATATGGGTTTTAATGGTCCAAGGTATACCTGGATTAACAAACGGGATATTAACAATCTCATTTTGGAAAGAATTGATAGATTTTTCATGAACCCGAAGTGGTGTGTTCTTTATCCTGATGCAAAAGTTTCTCATCTGCCCCGTTGCCATTCTGATCATTGCCCGGTTCTAATGGAGACCATTCCGGGTAGAGGGGTTCGTCTCAACAGACCCTTTAGATTTCAAGAATTCTGGTTGTCGGACCTATCCTTTCCCAATATAGTTTCCAGTGCCTGGAGTAGGGATAGGAACTTAGCTGAGTCTATTAAGGTTTTTTCTAAGGAAGCTACCATCTGGAATAGGGATCATTTTAAGAATATCCACCAGAAGAAGAGGAGAATCATGGCTAGAATCTATGGTGCCCAAAAAGCTCTCTCCATCTGTCCAAGCTCCTCCCTCATTAATCTTGAGAACCAGCTACAGCAGGATCTGGAGGTTGTGTTAGACCAGGAGAGGGATCTTTGGATGTTGAAATCCAGAATTAACTAG
- the LOC126726180 gene encoding probable inactive dual specificity protein phosphatase-like At4g18593, whose amino-acid sequence MATFSNCNLESIQKPQETSDDNHMPMDAVGNSNLEPVQKPQVIYRCKKCRRIVAVHENLVPHERGKGESCFKWQKRSSDALKKEKEPVECTSIFVEPMKWMETVQEGNVQERLLCMGCNARLGYFNWAGMQCSCGAWVNPAFQLHKSRLDECYL is encoded by the exons ATGGCTACTTTTAGTAACTGCAATTTGGAATCTATCCAAAAACCTCAAGAAACATCTGATGATAATCATATGCCAATGGATGCTGTTGGTAACTCTAATTTGGAACCCGTCCAAAAGCCTCAAGTCATATACCGCTGTAAGAAATGTCGGAGAATAGTTGCTGTACATGAGAACTTAGTTCCTCATGAGCGTGGTAAGGGAGAATCATGCTTTAAATGGCAAAAGAGAAGCAGTGATGccttgaaaaaggaaaaggaaccTGTTGAGTGCACCTCCATTTTTGTAGAGCCAATGAAATGGATGGAAACAG TACAAGAAGGTAATGTTCAAGAGAGACTTCTGTGCATGGGCTGCAATGCCCGCTTGGGTTACTTCAACTGGGCAGGTATGCAATGCAGCTGTGGAGCTTGGGTAAATCCTGCATTTCAACTTCACAAAAGCCGACTAGATGAGTGCTATCTATGA
- the LOC126726181 gene encoding plant-specific TFIIB-related protein PTF2 yields the protein MSGCCKRCRSNSIVHDDTSANLFCSSCGLVSEFDGYDAQIGGLNGPEGTFVRVGTSGTGTQYSYKETKIYNAQNLIDDIVYKFALSPSKSSDIKTMIAQITENEFGQGHWFPILIGACAYIVMRKDNKSLPIAEVASVVGCDIYELGRMFVRVVDFLGLKGSEEFPEFDIVVAFERALRNCGKFSGLGRDVVERMRKQGVFLIQCAVQWFLTTGRKPLPVVAAVLVLVAELNEVDLRIEDVAPEVHAAVSTCKSRYKELLESLVKVAQVLPWGKDVTVKNVVRNAPFVIQYMERKSMGKRGEKRKGVEEEEEKGGGIDLGDAVTESLRKNVEHGTSGNSVENDSLYFMAEENRGFVRSGGESFDQMKISHECLSLMYTEFLNEMGHEKFMEGSGEVPHRKGMRGFEFLACRDWWEGKSELSKKLLLKQILEKDVGLDALPPSFVNGCKVYKRRKEKINAAKLRINRIKHPLGTDLVESGDIGLSECVNAGKKRKRKRVKDIDWEDFIIEALLLHEVKEEEIEKGHYNTLLDLHVFNGGILPEVPVWKA from the coding sequence ATGTCAGGCTGCTGCAAACGCTGCCGCAGCAATTCCATTGTCCACGACGACACCTCGGCGAACTTGTTCTGCTCCTCGTGCGGCCTCGTCTCAGAATTCGACGGTTACGATGCCCAGATCGGAGGTCTCAACGGCCCAGAAGGCACCTTTGTCCGTGTCGGCACTTCAGGTACGGGCACTCAATACTCTTACAAAGAAACCAAAATCTACAATGCCCAAAACCTCATTGATGACATTGTCTACAAGTTTGCTTTATCTCCTTCCAAATCTAGTGACATCAAGACTATGATTGCCCAAATAACCGAAAACGAGTTCGGTCAAGGGCATTGGTTCCCAATTCTAATAGGGGCTTGTGCTTATATTGTTATGCGAAAAGATAACAAGTCTTTGCCCATTGCCGAGGTGGCTTCGGTTGTAGGATGTGACATTTATGAATTAGGTAGGATGTTTGTGCGTGTGGTGGATTTTTTGGGCTTAAAAGGGTCAGAAGAGTTTCCGGAGTTTGATATTGTTGTGGCGTTCGAGAGGGCATTGAGGAATTGTGGAAAGTTTTCGGGGTTGGGAAGGGATGTTGTTGAGAGAATGCGGAAACAGGGTGTTTTTTTGATACAATGTGCGGTGCAGTGGTTCTTGACGACGGGGAGGAAGCCGTTGCCAGTGGTGGCAGCCGTGTTGGTTCTGGTGGCAGAGTTGAATGAGGTGGATTTGAGGATTGAGGATGTGGCGCCGGAGGTTCATGCTGCGGTGTCAACGTGTAAGTCGAGGTATAAGGAGTTGTTGGAATCGCTTGTGAAGGTTGCGCAAGTGTTGCCTTGGGGGAAGGATGTTACGGTTAAGAATGTTGTTAGGAATGCGCCGTTTGTGATTCAGTATATGGAGAGGAAGTCGATGGGGAAGCGTGGTGAGAAGAGGAAGGGGgtagaggaggaggaggagaagggtGGTGGGATTGATTTAGGAGATGCGGTGACTGAGAGTTTGAGGAAAAATGTTGAGCATGGTACTAGTGGGAATTCTGTGGAAAATGATTCTCTGTATTTTATGGCTGAAGAGAATAGGGGGTTTGTAAGATCTGGGGGTGAGTCTTTTGATCAGATGAAGATTTCCCATGAATGTTTATCATTGATGTACACTGAATTTTTGAATGAGATGGGTCATGAAAAGTTTATGGAAGGGAGTGGTGAGGTTCCTCATAGAAAAGGGATGAGAGGGTTTGAGTTCCTTGCATGTAGGGATTGGTGGGAGGGAAAATCAGAGCTGAGCAAAAAGCTTTTACTCAAGCAAATATTGGAGAAAGATGTAGGATTAGATGCTCTGCCGCCATCATTTGTTAATGGTTGCAAGGTttataagagaaggaaagaaaagataaatgcTGCTAAGTTGCGAATCAATAGAATTAAGCATCCATTAGGAACTGATTTGGTTGAGAGTGGTGATATTGGCCTTTCAGAATGTGTAAATGCTgggaagaagagaaagagaaaacgaGTTAAAGATATTGATTGGGAAGATTTTATCATTGAAGCTCTTCTCCTCCATGAAGTGAAAGAGGAGGAAATTGAGAAAGGGCATTACAATACCTTGCTGGACTTGCATGTGTTTAATGGAGGAATTTTGCCAGAGGTTCCTGTGTGGAAGGCATGA
- the LOC126728293 gene encoding uncharacterized protein LOC126728293, producing MAEKEEAIIKKDHQDGMQMAVSFLEEFGLPQGLLPLADVIEVGFVRSTGYMWILQKKKFKHNFKMISKLMSYYTEMTGYVEKKRIKKLKGVNAKELMLWPPVSQISVDDPPNRKIQFVSLAGIIKTFPVETFADGR from the coding sequence ATGGCAGAGAAGGAAGAAGCAATCATCAAGAAGGACCATCAAGATGGGATGCAAATGGCAGTGTCTTTCCTTGAAGAGTTTGGACTTCCTCAGGGACTTCTCCCTCTTGCTGACGTGATTGAAGTTGGTTTTGTGAGGAGCACTGGGTACATGTGGATCCTGCAGAAGAAGAAAttcaaacacaatttcaaaatgATCAGCAAGCTCATGAGTTACTATACTGAAATGACTGGTTATGTTGAGAAGAAGCGGATCAAGAAGTTAAAGGGAGTCAATGCTAAGGAGCTCATGCTGTGGCCTCCAGTTAGCCAAATAAGTGTTGACGACCCACCCAACAGAAAAATTCAATTCGTGAGCCTTGCTGGCATCATCAAAACTTTTCCAGTCGAGACATTTGCTGATGGCAGGTAA